A single Trypanosoma brucei gambiense DAL972 chromosome 9, complete sequence DNA region contains:
- a CDS encoding protein kinase, putative produces the protein MDDGTGHLLRPHSIIGMGAYGTVFKAFRLAKERAGDEEAWEREGKPVAVKQTIFSEVTEDITVVLKEVSYLSNLQHPNIVTYYTAFTGQGKLESISQAKRTSAELGAPTKEPGSKRNAEGKVPKSSLSFSTEPSLCIVEELVEGASVAKVIKMAAEQSVKQMTEAEIAAVVYDVLQALLYIHEECQLVHRDIKPLNMLLDRNASSVKLCDFGTCADLSQQDGRFTVIGTIGWIAPEVLDSGMMDHRSGHITSHSFPSDVWSLGVSALEMTQVGMTRSALSEYIKDLSVMPCSVQETVTGSRKSFLQEKLPTGHLRDFIACCLRRDPQIRPKVRQLLEHKLIVTSGVANAKERSAKIAGIIAAVTIAGKKKIGNNEKMNDEAIVLPQFADSTLTKNRCMEAVAALKREFFAAQAPLLETSRYSWCTPSHISRMTTSDDFRNLPKPPKLLDPEMSTNAKVSLPSRSSEAAKSLFDAVVVPATVESQRTVLNIVGQYRKLGGVHTSDGWADIDNRAAACYTFEELACKNIKHETFVQLHDDLIRCFKACCMSIPDFEATFLPAFLQALTSPGDLYDVRRFIAYVHQLQRDDLRHTYHGRLDAGDSKRDAARKASCSQQQPPLPNLTAADWMRFPRMPQSMGCIGTSGNIGGDKSDTSTDGLRHQAPLVSPPAYLYNKWLKEKQARAMGPI, from the coding sequence ATGGATGACGGAACTGGCCACCTCCTTCGGCCTCACTCCATTATTGGTATGGGTGCATATGGCACAGTTTTCAAGGCCTTTCGGCTCGCAAAAGAGCGTGCAGGAGACGAAGAAGCGTGGGAACGAGAAGGAAAACCGGTGGCAGTGAAGCAAACTATTTTCTCGGAGGTTACCGAAGACATTACCGTTGTGCTGAAAGAAGTTTCTTATTTGAGCAACCTTCAGCATCCCAACATCGTCACCTACTACACCGCCTTTACAGGTCAGGGCAAACTCGAAAGCATCTCGCAAGCCAAGCGAACCAGCGCAGAGTTAGGTGCGCCTACCAAGGAACCCGGGTCGAAGAGGAACGCAGAGGGAAAGGTACCAAAATCATCACTGAGCTTCTCCACTGAACCTTCCTTGTGTATTGTTGAGGAGCTCGTGGAAGGCGCCTCCGTTGCTAAGGTAATAAAAATGGCTGCGGAGCAAAGTGTAAAGCAAATGACGGAAGCGGAGATAGCTGCGGTTGTGTACGATGTTCTGCAAGCACTTTTGTACATCCACGAGGAGTGTCAACTGGTCCACCGCGATATCAAACCCCTGAATATGTTGCTTGATCGTAACGCCTCTTCTGTGAAACTTTGCGACTTTGGTACGTGCGCAGACCTGAGCCAGCAAGATGGGCGGTTTACTGTCATTGGTACCATCGGTTGGATTGCCCCCGAAGTTTTGGATAGTGGAATGATGGACCATCGCTCAGGGCACATCACTTCCCATAGTTTTCCGTCGGATGTTTGGTCGTTAGGTGTCTCTGCATTGGAGATGACGCAGGTGGGGATGACCAGATCCGCTTTATCAGAGTACATCAAGGACCTCTCCGTTATGCCATGCTCTGTCCAAGAAACGGTGACGGGTTCGCGCAAGAGTTTTCTTCAGGAGAAGCTGCCAACTGGTCACCTACGTGACTTTATTGCTTGCTGCTTGCGCAGGGATCCGCAGATACGCCCAAAAGTGCGCCAGTTACTTGAGCATAAGTTAATCGTAACGAGTGGCGTGGCAAATGCGAAGGAACGCAGCGCTAAAATAGCGGGTATTATCGCAGCAGTGACCATcgcagggaagaaaaaaatcggTAACAATGAGAAGATGAACGATGAGGCAATTGTTCTCCCACAATTCGCAGATTCAACGCTGACAAAGAACCGGTGCATGGAGGCTGTTGCTGCCCTGAAGCGTGAGTTCTTTGCGGCACAGGCACCGTTGCTAGAAACTTCGCGGTACTCTTGGTGCACACCCTCCCATATTTCTCGGATGACGACGTCGGATGACTTCCGTAACCTGCCAAAGCCACCAAAGCTGCTGGATCCGGAAATGAGCACCAATGCAAAAGTCTCTCTGCCAAGTCGCAGCTCTGAAGCCGCTAAGTCTCTCTTTGACGCGGTTGTAGTTCCAGCAACAGTAGAAAGTCAACGAACAGTGTTGAACATTGTGGGTCAATATCGTAAATTGGGTGGTGTACATACCAGCGATGGTTGGGCAGATATTGACAATAGGGCTGCAGCTTGCTATACATTTGAGGAGCTGGCGTGCAAGAACATCAAGCATGAGACTTTTGTTCAACTTCACGATGACCTTATACGGTGCTTCAAGGCGTGTTGCATGTCAATTCCAGACTTTGAAGCAACCTTTCTTCCTGCCTTCTTGCAGGCGTTAACGTCGCCTGGGGATTTGTATGATGTACGGCGGTTTATCGCATATGTGCACCAGCTACAAAGAGATGACCTCAGGCACACCTACCACGGCCGCCTCGATGCTGGTGATTCAAAAAGGGACGCGGCACGGAAAGCTAGCTGCTCCCAGCAACAACCACCATTACCGAATCTAACGGCGGCTGATTGGATGCGCTTTCCTAGAATGCCTCAGTCGATGGGGTGTATAGGGACTAGTGGCAATATCGGTGGAGACAAGAGTGATACGTCCACCGATGGTCTACGGCATCAGGCGCCACTAGTAAGTCCACCGGCTTATTTATACAATAAATGGTTGAAGGAGAAACAAGCAAGGGCTATGGGTCCCATATGA
- a CDS encoding cysteine desulfurase, putative, with translation MCSIEGPPLKKLRPQPLTPTDPIPIYLDYNATTPLCMESWRAMSAVVPFSWGNPSSVHPYGLAAKFVLDEARGKVANAIRAVTPANVIFTSGGTEANNLAIIGGFTALRERLPSRHYIITTNVEHPAVEEVLKFLEREHSAVVKGGDRRMSGGKKQQPPPVEVYRFPVDPRTGCVRTDEWRKLLLELPGGPQNVALVTVMHANNEIGGINPIDDLVKLVKEICGEETLFHTDAAQSIGKVPVNVSAMRVDMLSICSHKFYGPKGVGALYVRDGVRIRNILFGANHENGARPGTENVLLVTGMAEALHVACKNLTANAATMRNTRDELFRVIKQEVSKVGMDCVLNGDIDHALPNTLSVALFKVTDSGKRRYISAHGLIQAVGDKVCMSSGAACHSAEENVVVSASLRSVGVDLDRAVGTLRLSTGRTTTMAEVRRAARIIVRRAVQQFGEF, from the coding sequence ATGTGTAGCATTGAGGGCCCACCACTCAAAAAACTGCGACCGCAGCCGCTCACGCCCACAGATCCTATTCCCATTTATTTGGACTACAATGCCACTACACCACTCTGCATGGAATCTTGGAGGGCCATGTCGGCTGTTGTACCATTTTCGTGGGGGAACCCCAGTTCAGTCCATCCATATGGTTTGGCGGCAAAATTTGTGCTGGATGAGGCGAGGGGGAAAGTAGCAAACGCCATTCGTGCGGTAACTCCTGCGAATGTTATTTTCACTTCGGGTGGGACGGAGGCTAATAACTTAGCAATAATCGGCGGGTTCACGGCATTGCGGGAACGGCTTCCAAGTCGACACTATATAATTACGACAAACGTTGAGCACCCCGCCGTTGAGGAAGTGTTAAAGTTTTTGGAAAGAGAGCATTCGGCAGTGGTGAAGGGAGGAGATAGACGCATGTcaggtggaaaaaagcaacagccACCACCCGTAGAGGTGTACCGCTTCCCTGTCGATCCTAGGACCGGTTGCGTGCGCACCGACGAGTGGCGCAAACTTCTACTCGAACTTCCGGGTGGTCCACAAAACGTTGCACTAGTAACAGTGATGCACGCCAACAATGAAATTGGTGGTATTAATCCTATTGATGACCTCGTGAAActtgtgaaggaaatatgtGGTGAGGAAACACTGTTTCACACTGATGCAGCACAATCTATCGGGAAAGTGCCCGTAAATGTCAGCGCCATGCGCGTTGACATGCTGTCCATTTGTTCGCACAAATTCTATGGCCCAAAGGGTGTTGGTGCGTTATATGTCAGGGATGGTGTGCGTATACGAAATATTCTCTTCGGAGCAAATCATGAAAATGGTGCACGCCCAGGCACAGAGAATGTGCTCTTGGTAACAGGTATGGCGGAGGCGCTTCATGTGGCCTGCAAGAACCTAACCGCAAACGCTGCCACAATGCGCAATACTCGCGACGAATTATTTCGGGTGATAAAGCAAGAAGTTTCCAAGGTGGGTATGGATTGTGTGTTGAATGGTGACATCGACCATGCTCTTCCTAATACATTGAGTGTTGCATTGTTTAAAGTGACAGATAGTGGTAAGCGAAGATACATTTCCGCCCACGGACTCATTCAGGCGGTCGGTGATAAGGTGTGCATGTCCTCGGGCGCGGCCTGCCATTCTGCAGAGGAGAACGTTGTTGTTTCCGCCTCACTGCGCAGCGTTGGTGTGGATTTGGATCGTGCGGTAGGCACACTCCGTCTTTCTACAGGACGAACAACAACGATGGCGGAGGTGCGGCGAGCGGCTCGCATCATTGTTCGGCGGGCCGTGCAACAGTTCGGTGAGTTTTAG
- a CDS encoding transporter, putative: MQQKSDAVTPLPLKQMFPLALVLLNESLCSSILLPYVGYLVSFFEKCPPEEAGYMSGVVLGSFMLGQFTSGKMWGWMSDYYGRKPTLALGLIIGGLMVLCFGFSGNIWVCIIFRFFHGLSNGNLLVAKTVLADILDRTNEAQGFAMVSFTYGFGILIGPAMGGLLYDPANSNMFRWAGFRKDGVFARYPGLMPAVACFFYAIFALVICLVFLAETNPHARPLPGWILALLPSSLRLRATHEVVPNNENIEAVVVEPEPDYFFNGLPDESDILGENHGTATWEKSQQLSFRKDGTNEEAKQHKEAAPNGTNGRVDSHLEVDREASAPALRGAGDEISVATSQEKEPFGYRDSFVNPNTRCVLVTYMLICCGDVAFSEIFSLWAIAGTSHGGLGYQASAVGTLLLTNSFPCLLSNVTLHLACRVITNKLVLWRISVMIISVVVGLMPFVTYAVGGAQIPLLLMCTFARQWFSSWAFGLITIFTARVAPPLHTGTMYGIAQSCGSIVRCVIPFAITPLFAWSISGHKPIPFNSVLTFLISSVMFISACVGSLGLKVEDENELQNEQQLETNYVVVMDCEFDDEDARGGIFTGIKG, translated from the coding sequence atgcaacaaaaatCGGACGCCGTTACACCGCTTCCCCTGAAGCAGATGTTCCCGTTAGCACTCGTTCTGCTAAACGAAAGTCTTTGTTCTTCAATACTTCTGCCCTATGTTGGATACCTCGTGTCATTCTTTGAAAAGTGTCCCCCAGAGGAGGCCGGTTACATGTCAGGAGTGGTTTTGGGATCCTTCATGCTTGGGCAGTTCACGAGCGGCAAAATGTGGGGTTGGATGAGTGACTATTACGGTCGTAAACCAACCCTTGCATTAGGTCTTATTATCGGTGGGTTGATGGTTCTTTGCTTTGGCTTCAGCGGCAACATCTGGGTTTGCAtcatttttcgtttctttcatGGCCTCTCGAACGGAAACCTTTTGGTCGCAAAGACAGTACTGGCTGATATTCTCGACAGAACCAATGAAGCCCAAGGGTTTGCGATGGTTAGTTTCACGTACGGTTTCGGGATTCTAATCGGTCCGGCGATGGGTGGACTGCTGTACGATCCCGCAAACAGCAATATGTTTCGTTGGGCAGGTTTCAGAAAAGATGGCGTTTTCGCCCGCTACCCGGGACTGATGCCAGCAGTTGCATGCTTCTTCTACGCTATTTTTGCTCTTGTCATATGTTTGGTGTTTCTAGCGGAGACCAATCCTCATGCTCGACCTTTACCAGGGTGGATTTTGGCGCTCCTACCATCTTCGCTGCGACTCAGAGCGACACATGAGGTGGTcccaaataatgaaaatataGAGGCTGTAGTTGTCGAGCCGGAGCCGGATTATTTTTTCAATGGGTTACCTGATGAGTCTGATATCTTAGGTGAAAATCATGGGACTGCGACATGGGAGAAGTCTCAACAGCTTTCTTTTCGGAAGGACGGAACAAACGAAGAAGCGAAGCAACACAAAGAAGCAGCACCTAACGGTACAAATGGTCGGGTGGACTCTCATCTAGAAGTAGATCGCGAGGCAAGTGCCCCGGCTCTGCGCGGTGCAGGAGATGAAATAAGTGTTGCTACTTCTCAAGAAAAGGAACCGTTTGGGTACAGAGATTCATTTGTAAACCCCAATACGAGGTGTGTATTAGTCACCTACATGCTCATTTGCTGTGGAGATGTGGCGTTCTCGGAGATTTTTTCGTTGTGGGCGATTGCAGGGACATCTCATGGAGGACTCGGTTATCAGGCCAGTGCGGTTGGGACGCTTCTCTTAACGAACAGTTTCCCGTGTCTCTTGTCTAACGTCACGTTGCACCTCGCATGTCGCGTGATTACCAACAAATTAGTTTTGTGGCGTATTTCCGTGATGATAATTTCTGTGGTAGTTGGTTTGATGCCTTTCGTGACGTATGCGGTGGGAGGTGCACAGATCCCCTTACTTCTCATGTGCACATTTGCCAGGCAGTGGTTTAGTTCCTGGGCTTTCGGACTCATTACAATATTTACTGCTCGCGTTGCGCCACCCCTTCACACAGGTACAATGTATGGTATTGCCCAATCTTGTGGCTCAATAGTGCGTTGCGTGATTCCATTCGCAATTACTCCACTGTTTGCGTGGTCAATATCAGGTCATAAGCCCATTCCATTCAACAGCGTGCTTACCTTTCTCATTTCATCCGTAATGTTTATCTCTGCATGTGTTGGTTCGTTAGGTCTCAAGGTTGAAGACGAAAACGAGCTGCAAAACGAACAGCAACTCGAAACAAACTATGTGGTGGTTATGGATTGCGAATTTGATGACGAGGACGCTAGGGGTGGAATTTTCACAGGTATTAAGGGGtga
- a CDS encoding syntaxin, putative: protein MATRDRTTEFLQYRSAKTRQTDSQGLLQEDRGASTFSTFVAPLWMQKMDEVRELQRKIRKHMESLEKLWRNNLKIEFSSSRDEGREEMDIERLRVSIDNLFKQSEKVVNELEVAYMRELPDEGTDAELSILRNVKMCLVNELSNIGKLYRESERRYVMDLKKQQSVAKRWGNSERQRVIEQELETDAVMNRCLQKGMSQEQVEAMLLNQQLADERVKEFEHIYTSIKSMHEMFSDMKTLVIEQGAVLDRIDYNMSITHERVQSGRAELEKAAEYQEAGLFKTCFLFLVVTIFVLLFILLFQKMLS from the coding sequence ATGGCGACCCGTGACCGTACGACAGAGTTTCTTCAATACCGCAGCGCCAAAACTCGCCAAACCGACTCGCAAGGTCTCTTACAAGAGGACAGAGGTGCTTCAACCTTCAGCACCTTCGTTGCACCTCTGTGGATGCAGAAGATGGATGAGGTTCGCGAGCTGCAGAGAAAGATTCGGAAGCATATGGAGTCGCTGGAAAAGCTGTGGCGGAACAATCTAAAGATTGAGTTTAGCTCGTCGCGAGACGAGGGACGTGAGGAAATGGATATTGAGCGTCTGCGAGTTTCTATTGATAATCTCTTCAAACAGAGTGAGAAAGTAGTTAATGAACTCGAAGTGGCCTACATGCGTGAGCTCCCTGACGAGGGAACTGATGCGGAGTTGAGTATACTTCGTAATGTGAAGATGTGTCTTGTTAACGAACTCAGCAACATTGGTAAATTATACCGTGAGAGCGAGCGGCGATACGTTATGGATCTAAAAAAGCAGCAATCGGTCGCGAAGCGATGGGGAAACAGTGAACGACAGCGGGTCATCGAGCAGGAGCTTGAAACCGATGCTGTAATGAACCGTTGCCTCCAAAAGGGCATGTCTCAGGAGCAGGTAGAGGCGATGCTTCTCAATCAACAATTGGCGGATGAGCGTGTGAAGGAATTTgagcacatatatacatcaATAAAGTCCATGCACGAGATGTTCTCTGACATGAAAACGCTCGTTATTGAGCAAGGTGCCGTGCTCGACCGTATTGATTACAACATGTCGATCACTCATGAACGCGTGCAGAGTGGTAGAGCGGAGTTGGAAAAGGCAGCGGAATATCAGGAGGCCGGGTTGTTCAAAAcatgtttcttgtttttagtGGTAACTAtctttgtgcttttgtttattcttcTGTTTCAAAAGATGCTGTCTTAA
- a CDS encoding ankyrin repeat protein, putative, which translates to MTTGGKQETIYDACRNGNEARVEEYVRHGGSVVEYDKFRMTLLHHAAYSGNIRVVDFILSAQCSGQQQQQRIDLDAADADGWTPLHYAADRGFVSITARLLEEGANVNAKDGMKRTPLHLAATSGRVDVVKLLLSSGAVRGVKNVVGLTALECAKANDQVDTVSVLEHCSTKRQHAEVC; encoded by the coding sequence ATGACAACAGGTGGAAAGCAAGAAACCATTTACGACGCGTGCCGAAACGGTAATGAGGCGCGAGTGGAGGAATATGTCCGGCACGGTGGCTCCGTAGTCGAATACGACAAATTCCGGATGACACTCCTGCACCACGCGGCATACTCGGGTAATATTCGAGTTGTTGATTTCATTCTTTCCGCTCAATGTTCtggacaacagcaacaacagcgtaTTGACCTGGATGCAGCGGACGCAGATGGGTGGACTCCGTTACACTATGCGGCCGATCGAGGGTTTGTGTCCATTACCGCAAGGCTACTGGAAGAAGGAGCAAATGTGAATGCGAAAGATGGAATGAAGCGCACGCCGCTTCACCTCGCAGCGACCAGCGGTCGCGTGGATGTTGTGAAGTTGCTGCTGAGCAGCGGAGCAGTGCGTGGAGTGAAAAATGTGGTTGGACTAACAGCGTTGGAGTGCGCCAAGGCTAATGACCAAGTTGATACAGTGAGTGTCCTTGAGCACTGTTCCACCAAGCGACAGCATGCAGAGGTGTGCTAA